The Salvelinus sp. IW2-2015 linkage group LG31, ASM291031v2, whole genome shotgun sequence genome window below encodes:
- the LOC111956160 gene encoding BOLA class I histocompatibility antigen, alpha chain BL3-7 isoform X2, protein MKCFILLLGIALHSSSAVIHSWKAFLTASTGLSDFPEFVALNLVDDELMGYFDTKTNRFEGKQSWVEEKLGQQYVEQESNILRGTSQSFKANVGIAMERFNQTKGVHTFQLMYGCELGDDGITRGDFQFGYDGADFLSLDKSTLTWTAANQKAVITKLKWDATGAFANFQKNYLENTCIEWLKKYVNYGKDTLERKVPPSVSLLQKTPSSPVTCHATGFYPSGVMVLWQKDGQEQHGDVEHGEILQNDDGTFQKSTHLTVTPEEWKNNNYQCVVQLTGIEEDTIKVLIESEIQTNFGKTNRGSNDPNTIGPIIGGVVALLVIIAVVAGVVIWKKKNKKGFVPASTSDTDSENSGRAAQQI, encoded by the exons ATGAAGTGTTTCATCCTGCTTTTAGGAATAGCCCTACATTCCTCATCTGCCG TGATTCACTCCTGGAAAGCCTTTTTAACAGCTAGCACAGGGCTTAGCGACTTCCCTGAGTTTGTGGCTCTGAACCTGGTGGATGACGAACTGATGGGCTACTTCGACACCAAGACCAACCGCTTTGAGGGCAAACAGAGCTGGGTGGAGGAGAAACTGGGACAGCAGTATGTGGAGCAAGAGTCAAACATTCTTAGGGGCACCTCACAATCTTTCAAAGCCAATGTGGGAATTGCCATGGAGCGCTTCAACCAAACGAAAG GAGTTCACACATTCCAGCTGATGTATGGCTGTGAGCTGGGGGATGACGGCATCACTCGAGGAGACTTTCAGTTTGGTTATGATGGAGCAGATTTCCTCAGTCTGGACAAGAGCACTCTCACCTGGACTGCTGCCAACCAGAAAGCTGTCATCACCAAGCTTAAGTGGGATGCTACCGGAGCTTTTGCGAACTTTCAGAAGAATTATCTAGAAAACACATGCATTGAGTGGCTTAAGAAGTATGTCAACTATGGCAAAGACACTTTGGAAAGGAAAG TCCCTCCCTCAGTGTCTCTGCTCCAGAAGACCCCCTCCTCTCCAGTGACCTGCCACGCTACAGGTTTCTACCCCAGTGGAGTCATGGTGCTCTGGCAGAAAGACGGACAAGAACAGCATGGAGATGTGGAGCATGGAGAGATCCTCCAAAACGATGACGGAACCTTCCAGAAAAGCACCCACCTGACAGTGACGCCTGAGGAGTGGAAGAACAACAACTATCAGTGTGTGGTTCAACTCACGGGTATCGAGGAGGACACCATCAAGGTTTTGATTGAGTCTGAGATCCAGACCAACTTTGGAAAGACCAACAGGG GTTCAAATGACCCAAACACCATTGGCCCCATCATTGGAGGGGTGGTAGCTCTCCTGGTCATCATTGCTGTTGTTGCAGGGGTCGTCATTTGgaagaagaaaaacaagaaag GCTTTGTTCCGGCCAGCA